From the Tachyglossus aculeatus isolate mTacAcu1 chromosome 21, mTacAcu1.pri, whole genome shotgun sequence genome, one window contains:
- the ZNF48 gene encoding LOW QUALITY PROTEIN: zinc finger protein 48 (The sequence of the model RefSeq protein was modified relative to this genomic sequence to represent the inferred CDS: inserted 2 bases in 1 codon; deleted 3 bases in 3 codons) — MSDLVKHRRTHTGEKPYKCGVCGKGFADSSARIKHQRTHSGEKPYRPRPRAPGPPRPPRPRVPAGERPTICGECGKSFRQSSDLVKHLRTHTGEKPYKCGVCGKGFADSSARIKHQRTHRGERAPPPGAPRRRPPPAAPPRRAARDKPHTCAECGKRFVLSCSLLSHQRGHLGPKPFGCDVCGKEFARGSDLVKHLRTHTGEKPYLCPECGKGFADSSARVKHLRTHGGERPHRCPECGRTFGLGSALLRHRLTHLDPPAFGFPPAAGPGSEPEGVRAAEPPPPPPPPPDKPHKCPDCGKGFRRGSDLVKHHRTHTGEKPYLCPECGKGFADSSARVKHLRTHRGERARQGPALLRPRNPPGPAGPAPRPXRRRPPAPGRPHPCGFCGKEFPRSSDLVKHRRTHTGEKPYKCAECGKGFADSSARIKHQRGHLALRAYAGAPPPVAPRPPQPPAEEEPGAALQ; from the exons ATGTCCGACCTGGTGAAGCACCGGCGCACgcacacgggcgagaagccctACAAGTGCGGCGTCTGCGGCAAGGGCTTCGCCGACAGCTCGGCCCGCATCAAGCACCAGCGCACCCACAGCGGCGAGAAGCCCTACCGGCCCCGGCCGcgggccccgggcccg ccccggCCGCCGCGGCCCCGGGTCCCGGCGGGCGAGCGGCCCACCATCTGCGGCGAGTGCGGCAAGAGCTTCCGCCAGAGCTCGGACCTGGTGAAGCACCTGCGCACgcacacgggcgagaagccctACAAGTGCGGCGTCTGCGGCAAGGGCTTCGCCGACAGCTCGGCCCGCATCAAGCACCAGCGCACCCACCGCGGCGAGCGCGCCCCcccgcccggcg CTCCTCGGCGGCGGCCCCCCCCGGCGGCTCCCCCCCGGCGGGCGGCCCGGGACAAGCCCCACACCTGCGCCGAGTGCGGGAAGCGCTTCGTGCTGAGCTGCAGCCTCCTCAGCCACCAGCGCGGCCACCTGGGGCCCAAGCCGTTCGGCTGCGACGTCTGCGGGAAGGAGTTCGCCCGCGGCTCGGACCTGGTCAAGCACCTGCGGACccacacgggcgagaagccctACCTGTGCCCCGAGTGCGGCAAGGGCTTCGCCGACAGCTCGGCCCGCGTCAAGCACCTGCGCACCCACGGCGGGGAGCGGCCCCACCGCTGCCCCGAGTGCGGCCGGACCTTCGGCCTGGGCTCCGCCCTCCTCCGCCACCGCCTCACCCACCTGGACCCGCCGGCCTTCGGCTTCCCCCCGGCCGCCGGCCCAGGGTCCGAGCCCGAGGGCGTCCGGGCCGCggagccgcccccgccgcccccgccgccgccggacAAGCCCCACAAGTGCCCCGACTGCGGCAAGGGCTTCCGGCGCGGCTCGGACCTGGTGAAGCATCACCGCACgcacacgggcgagaag ccCTACCTCTGCCCCGAGTGCGGCAAGGGCTTCGCCGACAGCTCGGCCCGCGTCAAGCACCTGCGGACCCACCGGGGCGAGCGCGCCCGCCAGGGCCCGGCCCTCCTGCGGCCCCGcaacccccccggccccgccggcccggccccccggcc ccgccgccggcccccggcccccggccggccCCACCCCTGCGGCTTCTGCGGGAAGGAGTTC CCCCGCAGCTCGGACCTGGTCAAGCACAGGCGCACGCACACCGGGGAGAAGCCCTACAAGTGCGCCGAGTGCGGCAAGGGCTTCGCCGACAGCTCGGCCCGCATCAAGCACCAGCGGGGACACCTGGCGCTGCGCGCCTACGCCGGGGCCCCGCCGCCCGTTGCCCCCCGtccgccccagccccccgccgagGAGGAGCCCGGGGCCGCCCTGCAGTGA